DNA sequence from the Epinephelus fuscoguttatus linkage group LG2, E.fuscoguttatus.final_Chr_v1 genome:
TACTATTTCAAAAATGTATTATGTTTAGTAGTAGATTTTTACATATATACAATGTTCTGTGCTTACGAATAATAAACTTAAATCTATTTCTTCTGAAGAACCTCCAGCAGGCTCTTACTGAGAAGATCAACAACCTTCTGGAGCAGATATCTTCCTTAGAAGAAGAGCTGACTGCAAGCAAAGATGCAGCAGAGAAGGTTCCAGTCTTGAAGAATGAACTGGATGTGGCCAACCAGTCCCTCGCTGACCTTAAGAAGAGTCTAGAAGCTCTCGAGACAAGTCACTCCTCCACTCTTCAAATCAAGTCTAACTTGGAGAACACCCTCACAGAGAAAATCAATCTGATCTGTACTTTGGAGAGAGAAGTCAAAGAGCTCACAGAGAAGATGAGCAAAGAGTCTGAGAGTCATGCCTTGGAGGTTGAAAGCTTCCTCAACAAAGAAAAGATCCTCAAAGAGAAGCTCGAAGCCGCTAAGAAATCAGCAGCTGCTGCTAAAACAGAAGCCAGTTCTCGACGGGAGGAGATCAGGACCATGAAGACGACTCTGAAGGCTGCTTCGCGCGGCATAGAAGAGAGAGACGGCACGATAAAGAGTCTGAAGGAGAAGCTCAATGAAGCACAGGCAGAGCAGACCAAAACTTCGAATCTTCTGAAGGAGAAGGTGGTTGCCATGAACAAAATCAAGGTTGGTTACTGATTGGTTATGTTATGTGTCCACAATCTTTATACATAGAGAGGAAACAGTGATATGTTAGTTTTGCCTGGAGTATTGTAACAAATGGGTAAATCAGAAGAGGTCATCTTCCCAAAAAAATGGGAGTAAAGTCGGTTGAAAAAAGTTGGACAAAAATGAGAGTGCTGCTGTACTATCACTCCACCTggcattctgctgttctctctgTATCCAAAGTACGCTCTGTTGTATGTATAACTAAAAGGTGTTTATTCCAACAGAGCTCCTGATGaacagtccagctccaaaaataaaacTCTATATGTGGCAACAAATGCTGATAACGTGGTGTTGGTAAATGAATGTGTTGGAAATCTTGTTGCTTTTTTTATGTCATAAAGGTGCAGCTGGAGATGCTGCAAATGGACCTGGAGGACAACGAGACTGCCATGACCTCTTTTGACAGTAAGGTGGAGGAGCTGAAGGGAACCATAGAATCACTGGAGGCTCAGCTGGCTCACAACCAAACCCAGATGTCTGACATGGAGGCCAGACTGGAGGACAGCAAAGCCCAGGTACAGCCACCATCTTCCACAAAAGTCATATCAAAATCACTTAATTTAAATGTGTCTCATCCCTAATTGGATTTAAACTCTAATTTTTTCAGGTCTCTGTCTTGGAAACCCGGTTAGAGGAAGTCCAGTCCCAGAACTCGGTGCTGGAGACACAGTATGTCACAGCCAGGGAGGAGCTGATGGAGAGGAGCTGTGAAATAACACGCCTGGAAGAGGAGGCTGTCAATCAAAAACAGCTGGAGGAGAGCATTGCTGCTTTAGAGTCTAAACTCAGCCAGACCACAGAGGAAAATGTCAAGTTAGAGAAAACTCTCAGGCAGATAACTGAGGGCAAAGACAATGATCTTAACCAGTTACAACAAGAGAAAAACAACCTTGAGACTACGCTGAAGCAGGTAACAGAGGACAAAGAGCAAGTGGAAACTGAAATGATTCAAGTAAATGCAGCAAAGAAACAGCTGGAAGCCAGCTTATGCAAGCTATCTGAGGAGAACAAACAACTGCAGACCAGCATTCAGAAATTAACAGAGGAAAAGCAGAACATCGATGCAATGATTGTGCAGAAACAAGAAGCTGAATCGACCCTTAAACAGGTCATCGAGGAGAAAGCCCAACTAGATGTTGCACTTAATCTGATGAACGAGGAGAAAGCCCAACTGGAGGCAAAACTAAGTGAGCTAACCTCCGAGAAAGACAACTCTGTTGCTAACTTGAATCGAGTAGTTGAGGAAAAGCTTCAGCTGGAAGTGAACTACAATCAACTGACCGATGAGAATATCAAACTACAGTCTAGTATGAACCAATTATCTGAGGAGAAGTTGCAGTTACAGGATAGCATGGAGAAGCATGAAGCTGAAGTGGCTTCACTTAAACAGCAGCTTGAAATGAGGGACAAGAAGACCGAGGAGGAGAACAGAGAAAGGTACGTGTATCTTTAGAAGTCACTAGAGTTAAAATTgtcagtatgtatgtatgtatgtatgtttttgtgcctaattaaatgttttgttttctactaACTTTAGCTGGAGTAATAATAGCATCACTTTCATATTGTATTACAGGAGCCAACAGTTTGAGACGGAGCAGGCAGAACTGCACCAGAAGTTGGCGGCCTTACAGACAGACATGACTGTGTTCAAGCAGCAGTACGACTCACTGCTGGAACAGGTGGGCCAACAACAGGGCCTCATACAGCAGCTCTCAGAGTTGCAGGGAACCCAGAAGCTGGGAGATGCAATCAGCTACATGGAGTCTGAGGAGACAGAAACTGTTGGTGAGCATAAACCAAAACTAGATTAAAGGTTTTCATGAACCACAGCTGCTGCTTCAATTTGAATACATACATTTCTATTAAATGATCTTTAACGTTTCCCAGCTGAGGCATCAGGACAGACTGATGTTGAGCCAACACTTGATACAAGCACCAACTCTGAGTCCATTCCAGTAAAGGAACAGCTGAGCACCATGATATCTGAACTGGGTGAACTTTCCTTCCAGTCTGATGAAGCCTTCAGGTACAATGAGCTGTATGATGAGAAAAAGCACAATGTATGTGCTTTATTACATGATGTATTAATCTGACCTCCCTTGACCCTGCTAGTGAGGCAAAACTGGTGTTGAAGGAGGACATCAGTGAGCAAGAGATGATCCAGGAACAACTGCACGAGGAGCGGGAGGAAACAACTAGTAACGAGGAGCAGCAGTCCTCAGAGCAGGTAATACTTCATGTCCTTTAGCCCTGACGCTGGCATGGGGTTATGTTTGGAAATATTTGCTTTATCATAAATGTAATCAGATAGTTGCTACTGATTTCTCTATTAGAAAGGAATGTTGTGCATAGAGTTTTaattttgtcttctttcttGCAGCTCCCTGAAGACAGCGGTAACACCAGAGATTTCCTTGGAAGTAAACCTGAAATCACTGAGCTTTCTCTGCCATCATCCTCCATTGTTGAGACAAGAGAGTCAGAATTCTCTGGTGAGTAATTAAATGGTGCTTATGACTGCAGTTTCAATAATTGGGTGTTTTCTTGGGTTATTGACTTTGTTTCACACTGCCACTTTAGACTCATGATTTCAGCATTTTCTGCAAAAATGGTGGTAATTCAACTTGTGAAGGGGATCCAATTTTTTGAAACTTAAAAAAGTAAAGCTTTGGGCTCTTGCTCAGGCCAAGATAAATGTTACAACCCATTTTAAACTTCCAGGGACTTAGGCTTGACAGTGAACACTGATCAAGATGCAGTCTGATACACACTATGAAATATTTGCTCAAAATTTGAGTAATGATGTCTGTCAGATACAGAGGCATTCCAGACACAAGACCACTTCACGGAAATGATCCCAAAACAAGAGCTCCTGACCCTGCGCTCAGAGTTTGACCTGCTGAGGTCTGACCTTGCACTCAGAATGGAGCTGACCTCCGAACTGGAAGTCCAGGTTCAGAACTTAGAGGAGAAAGTTCACGCAGCAGAGGAGCAGGCACAGGGTACGGCACATAAGCTGAACATCGTtttggaggaaaagaaagacgTTGCTAAACAGGTAGGAGGAATAACTTGCAGAAAGCCCAATACCACTTACATATCggtaataaatataattttacacTGACTGATGCTGTGTGCTCATTTTTTAGCTGGCCCAGCTGTCAGAAGAGAAGGAGACATTAACTCTGCAGCTGCAAACAGCTAAATTCCAGCTGGCTGATGTTATGGAGATGTTGGAGGGACTGGAGATGACCAAAGGTAAATATTTTCCTATATTTTCCTCCTTTTCAGATTACAGTTTATCATCCCCTTCCTGCCCTAtctgtgtcaaaaactgcagcttGTTGTGTTGGCTGTGTGTCACCCCCTCATCTGTGAAGCACCACTTCTCAGTAAAATTACTTTGGACTGTACTTGACCGTGCTGATCTACTCCAGCAATGTGCCAACACATACTTGCAGACCCTTTATGGTTCACAAAAATTCTCCTCTGTGGTACCCAAACAGCACCAATGGTAATCAAGCTGAGTAGCGAGCTACATAAAGCAAACGCAATTTAACCATGCAACAGTGGACATCAAGGATCAGTCAAAGCATTGTGATATAAATATTAGTCATACATTGCATGCCACCTTCAGAGTTCGGTGTTGATGCAAAAACAAACGTGGTCAGTTGTAGTGAAGTAGTTTTATTTCAGCAACCCTTCAATAGTGGTTGACCTCATTTGTCTTATTCACCACTGTGTATTTTTACTCACATTTGGTGAGTTCTAATTTTGGACCCTAAATTGAACAACATGTTTAATAAAGGAATATGCAGTCTTTGTCGTCTGTATTGTGTTATTGGACATTTGTATTGATTTGatattttcttgtttctgtAGGTGGATGGGATGAGAAATTCCTTCAGCAGGAGAGTGAGCTGAAGAGAGTTCGCTCAGAGAAAGCCAACCTGGAGCAGCACATCCTGGGCATGGAGTCTGAGCTGGAGACCTTCCAGGGGGAGAGGACCAAACTGGGGGCTGAGttggagacacagaggaggacTTGTTCTGGCATGGAGCAGCAGATAGAGACACTCATGACAGAGGTGAGCACCAAAAGCTTACATGCTAAAACATCAAACTACTATGTATAAGGGCTAAGTTTATGTGCATATATGGGAAAACTATCAATTAAAGCAAGACATGATTGaacatgctgtgttttttttaagcttaCTGATCAGTCTTTTAAATCTTTCTATTCATTCAGACAACCCAGCTAAGGTCTGAACTTGTGTCCTGCACCGAGGAGCGAGATGATCTGAACCAGTCTTTGAGCCAATGGAGAGAAAAAGTTCACAATCTGGAGAAGACTAACTGTGACACCAGAAACCTAATTTCCATCCTGGAGGACGACATCAGAGCAGGGAGGAAGGAGTATGAAGCCCTGCAAAGCAGCATGGAGAAACTGAAGACAGAGAGGCAACAGGTATGTACATGAAACATTAAAGAGTTTGGGACCAGCGCACAATCCTTTGTCagttaaaatacctggtttctTCTGTTGCTGATTTTTGATGTTTCATTCCATTACCTTCTTTCATTACAGCTGTTGGAGCAGATTAAGACACTGGAGCAGGCAATATCCCAACagagtggagagagagaggaactTATTGGGCAGCTTGACAAGATCAAAGAAAACCACacctcagccaatcacagcactgagTCCATGGTCGGCACTATAGAGGTGAGGGTGTTAAAATTTAATGAGAGAACATGTTTTCTCAAAGCTTGCTCTCTATCCAGTCAGTTAAAGTCAATATAAAACGTTTTGTGTTTTACAGAGCATTGGCAAGCCTTTAGTACGGAGTGCGTGGACTAATAAACCCTCAGAAAGTTCAGATGCGGTTCAATTTCTCATCCTCTTTATTGCTGTCCTGTTTTTCCTCAAGGCTCTAAAGGGAGAAGTGTGCCGTCTTTCACAGTCTTTGGAGTCCTCTTTACTGGAAAAAGGAGAGATTGCCTCTCGTCTGAACTCCACACAAGATGAGGTCCGGCAGATGAAGACTGGCATTGAAAAGCTCCAGGTCCGCATTGAGTCGGacgagaggaagaaaaagaagatggGAGAGCTGCTCAAAGGTGACTCTTACTATCATATGAAGTTGCACATAATCTTGGCTTTTGTGAGGTGTTGACCTAAATATGACTCTCTACCTCTCTAGCTGCCCAGAGGAAGTCTGACTCCCTGCAGGATCGCATTGATGCCCTAGAGCGTGAGAAGGAAGATGTAGAGCAAAGTCTAGAGGACGCTGTGCTACAGGTATTCTGTTGTAAACATGGCTTTGTCAAAAGAAACAACCACTACATCTGCCTTGCCTGGATAAAATTCACATGTGGGGGTTAAATAAATGCTCAACATTTGCTCACTTAGTATTAAAGATAGATATTTTATTCTCTTACACAGGCCGAAACAGACAAAGCTGATctggaggaggaaaggagaaaggtatattcatattcatattatCTGATGCCTTTTGCTGTGTGTCTATGATGGTTTTCTTAATGTTCTAATCATAATAAACATGACTGTCATAAACTAAGCAATGTATTAATCAGGTTTAATCTTCCCTTCTCTCATGCTGCTCTTTTCTTTTCCATCCTGATTTTCTCCTCCACCCTTGGTGTGTTTCCTTTTACAAActttctgctgctctgcccTCAACCCTCACCACCTCCTGAccctcaggtggaggaggagaagagcgAGCTCAGTGAAGAACTATCCAAGCTCTCAGCCACGCTGGACAACCTGAGATCTGAGAAAGAACGCATGGAGAGAGAGCTGGAGGCAAAAAACAGAGAGATAGAAGAACTGAAGATCgccaaggaggagctggagagaggGTTGGAGAAGGCAGAGGTGgacagaagagaagaagaggaaagacagaaattcagggTAGAAGAGCTGGAGAAAGGAATGAGAGAGGAAGCGGAGAGGCAAACGAGACGAGTGGATGGCCTCCAGGCACAGCTGGAAGCCTCGAGGCAGAGAGAGATCAGCCTTGAACAAAAGAGTGCAGAAGCtgaaggggagaaagagagaatgcAGTCTCTGCTggtagagatggagagagagaaaacgtGTCTGCAGTCCTCTTTGGAGGCTTGGCAGACGGAAGGAGAGGGGCTCCGTTCTCAGGGAGCGgagtgggagaaagagagaaataatcTGAGGAATAATATTGAGGCCTTGGAGGAAGAAATTAAGGAGCTTAAAACACTCATAAAagtaaaagaggaagagagggaactGCTACAGAAGGAGGCAGAGCACAGACATGCCTCAGAAAAATCCATCTCGTCTGTTATGGCTGAGAAAGAACAGATAGAAGAAGAAAATAGACGGCTggcagaggaaaaagagaaactgCACTCAACCCTGTTTTCAGTGGAACAAGAGAGAGATAATCTGCAGTGCACTCTTGCATCTGTAGAAGAAAAGAAAGGCCGACTAGAGCAAGACAGGGAGGCGTTAGCTGATCAGACAGAGAAGCTTCAGTCGAGCCTCTCCTTGGTAGAAAAGGAGAAGAGTGACATGCAACAAACTCTGTCTTCACTAAAGGAAGAGAAGGAAAATATAGAGGAGAAGAACCAGAAGTTAGAGGCTGAAAAACAGGAATGGCAGTCATCCCTTTCTGTGattgaaatggagaaaaataacCTCTCTGCAGCTCTTTCTTCACTGGAACAAGAGAAGCAAagagcagaagaagagaaagagaaactcagagaagagaaagagactcTTCAGTCTACAGTGTCCTCTCTGGAGAAGGAGTTAGAAACATGCAAGCTGTCTGCAGCACAGCTCAACGAgcaggtacacacacaaataatccATTCACCACGTCGATTTAAAGCATAATCACTAGTTTACTTTTACCTGTTTGTGTCACCTTCAGTCctataaaaaaaatttgaatcCAACAATTTCAGAATGGGTCACTTAAGTACATGCACTGTTCAAAACAACAGGTTCATAATGTCAGAGCAGCAGTTTCCA
Encoded proteins:
- the cenpf gene encoding centromere protein F isoform X2, which codes for MSWAVEEWKDGLPGKALQKIQEMESQLDKLKKDRNQKQFQLDSLEAALQKQKQKADSERNETSALKRENQSLVESCDSLEKARQKAVHDLGVKEQQVNYLDGQLNSCRKTIERLEQELKKYKNELDRSQPAGSSSLSSSSSDLQPYNTPQKTFATPAPVPAYGKQDNRLEELQEKYSQEVEERKRLETEVKVLQVKLLSQSSVSVSHKDIAARQTGSSIFPWQQQDQGQSRQSHGMEMETPLKRRGTSLWDAHEETPIKTSQRMSSTRAVQSPGGSSQQMEQLKSINQELRGRVSELERNLSTQEKEIRNQASKLQELQTQLNQARKDLTERERDLAKTSHELTQATDRHQQVVAKCSSVEQKLKQVSEEMSCQRHNAESCKRALEQKLKDQEKDSQKELAQLQTSHKALEQQLDQTRTKLTQEIQQSKKDHNVLQVDMEKMCFQKSQMEKEVEEHKQRLLRSEQSLQASQTKEQDLRKKMEELQREKNSVTVQLDQSSRRLSQLEEEKKSADQSLKHTQGLLDDLKAKSEGQADELKRLQSKLEQLTQASSRELENIKKTLSDAETKNDKSQNELQKHKQETERLTNRLTVTEKECQELKSNLTASQSESKELKQEHEALLEWKKEKETLINETEAVQKDLTDKIGNLEKSLVSLNEANDEVKKQLLSAEGEKASLSAHIDSLKGELLNKSTELEEREHHYNELQSKFSEAGQKHTKDLENVAVQVAQLEAQVKSLELRLQKEITRAEQAERTNTELQEEHQTACDLLRSKDQLVELGQAEISQLRESLVQATAQQEEQTARLAEEKAALLKQCEESVSAKAEEAEQLKLQLEETQQELLLTKNQVSSTDQLLKVQEQLGAELQRQIKTLSDSDEEHKQMYEKKTEELKQLEEELKDLQSDTKEKERQLREAEAQILSLETEKAELENVIQETKKEVENLQQALTEKINNLLEQISSLEEELTASKDAAEKVPVLKNELDVANQSLADLKKSLEALETSHSSTLQIKSNLENTLTEKINLICTLEREVKELTEKMSKESESHALEVESFLNKEKILKEKLEAAKKSAAAAKTEASSRREEIRTMKTTLKAASRGIEERDGTIKSLKEKLNEAQAEQTKTSNLLKEKVVAMNKIKVQLEMLQMDLEDNETAMTSFDSKVEELKGTIESLEAQLAHNQTQMSDMEARLEDSKAQVSVLETRLEEVQSQNSVLETQYVTAREELMERSCEITRLEEEAVNQKQLEESIAALESKLSQTTEENVKLEKTLRQITEGKDNDLNQLQQEKNNLETTLKQVTEDKEQVETEMIQVNAAKKQLEASLCKLSEENKQLQTSIQKLTEEKQNIDAMIVQKQEAESTLKQVIEEKAQLDVALNLMNEEKAQLEAKLSELTSEKDNSVANLNRVVEEKLQLEVNYNQLTDENIKLQSSMNQLSEEKLQLQDSMEKHEAEVASLKQQLEMRDKKTEEENRERSQQFETEQAELHQKLAALQTDMTVFKQQYDSLLEQVGQQQGLIQQLSELQGTQKLGDAISYMESEETETVAEASGQTDVEPTLDTSTNSESIPVKEQLSTMISELGELSFQSDEAFSEAKLVLKEDISEQEMIQEQLHEEREETTSNEEQQSSEQLPEDSGNTRDFLGSKPEITELSLPSSSIVETRESEFSEAFQTQDHFTEMIPKQELLTLRSEFDLLRSDLALRMELTSELEVQVQNLEEKVHAAEEQAQGTAHKLNIVLEEKKDVAKQLAQLSEEKETLTLQLQTAKFQLADVMEMLEGLEMTKGGWDEKFLQQESELKRVRSEKANLEQHILGMESELETFQGERTKLGAELETQRRTCSGMEQQIETLMTETTQLRSELVSCTEERDDLNQSLSQWREKVHNLEKTNCDTRNLISILEDDIRAGRKEYEALQSSMEKLKTERQQLLEQIKTLEQAISQQSGEREELIGQLDKIKENHTSANHSTESMVGTIEALKGEVCRLSQSLESSLLEKGEIASRLNSTQDEVRQMKTGIEKLQVRIESDERKKKKMGELLKAAQRKSDSLQDRIDALEREKEDVEQSLEDAVLQAETDKADLEEERRKVEEEKSELSEELSKLSATLDNLRSEKERMERELEAKNREIEELKIAKEELERGLEKAEVDRREEEERQKFRVEELEKGMREEAERQTRRVDGLQAQLEASRQREISLEQKSAEAEGEKERMQSLLVEMEREKTCLQSSLEAWQTEGEGLRSQGAEWEKERNNLRNNIEALEEEIKELKTLIKVKEEERELLQKEAEHRHASEKSISSVMAEKEQIEEENRRLAEEKEKLHSTLFSVEQERDNLQCTLASVEEKKGRLEQDREALADQTEKLQSSLSLVEKEKSDMQQTLSSLKEEKENIEEKNQKLEAEKQEWQSSLSVIEMEKNNLSAALSSLEQEKQRAEEEKEKLREEKETLQSTVSSLEKELETCKLSAAQLNEQVSELTSQAARLSKERDSALSKMSLWMKTCKQLEQEKQEMLNSPADGKSSEEVQSEVNQLKMEAEKREKKVEDLKTALQQKKVEAEEKTKEVEELEAALEGRKKELEERNGELEEMKSELDELNKLLEEKSMEADESMDKYCSLMVKVHKLEETNDALKTQLTQLTANQCPKEANIHSSSTDSTRPRRSGRKSTSKHLEEKLDDNTENMAPSTPQRSPQGSLSGKRGHGDISDKDSAQEALHNLTKKIKANAVTTPKPRAEQEDEEFRPEGLPELVQRGFADIPVGEASPFIMRRTTVKRCSPRLAARQTAPDGKALGPIPLQSPSADSSNRKCLSPSGGEKEQADNCHVQ
- the cenpf gene encoding centromere protein F isoform X1, encoding MSWAVEEWKDGLPGKALQKIQEMESQLDKLKKDRNQKQFQLDSLEAALQKQKQKADSERNETSALKRENQSLVESCDSLEKARQKAVHDLGVKEQQVNYLDGQLNSCRKTIERLEQELKKYKNELDRSQPAGSSSLSSSSSDLQPYNTPQKTFATPAPVPAYGKQDNRLEELQEKYSQEVEERKRLETEVKVLQVKLLSQSSVSVSHKDIAARQTGSSIFPWQQQDQGQSRQSHGMEMETPLKRRGTSLWDAHEETPIKTSQRMSSTRAVQSPGGSSQQMEQLKSINQELRGRVSELERNLSTQEKEIRNQASKLQELQTQLNQARKDLTERERDLAKTSHELTQATDRHQQVVAKCSSVEQKLKQVSEEMSCQRHNAESCKRALEQKLKDQEKDSQKELAQLQTSHKALEQQLDQTRTKLTQEIQQSKKDHNVLQVDMEKMCFQKSQMEKEVEEHKQRLLRSEQSLQASQTKEQDLRKKMEELQREKNSVTVQLDQSSRRLSQLEEEKKSADQSLKHTQGLLDDLKAKSEGQADELKRLQSKLEQLTQASSRELENIKKTLSDAETKNDKSQNELQKHKQETERLTNRLTVTEKECQELKSNLTASQSESKELKQEHEALLEWKKEKETLINETEAVQKDLTDKIGNLEKSLVSLNEANDEVKKQLLSAEGEKASLSAHIDSLKGELLNKSTELEEREHHYNELQSKFSEAGQKHTKDLENVAVQVAQLEAQVKSLELRLQKEITRAEQAERTNTELQEEHQTACDLLRSKDQLVELGQAEISQLRESLVQATAQQEEQTARLAEEKAALLKQCEESVSAKAEEAEQLKLQLEETQQELLLTKNQVSSTDQLLKVQEQLGAELQRQIKTLSDSDEEHKQMYEKKTEELKQLEEELKDLQSDTKEKERQLREAEAQILSLETEKAELENVIQETKKEVENLQQALTEKINNLLEQISSLEEELTASKDAAEKVPVLKNELDVANQSLADLKKSLEALETSHSSTLQIKSNLENTLTEKINLICTLEREVKELTEKMSKESESHALEVESFLNKEKILKEKLEAAKKSAAAAKTEASSRREEIRTMKTTLKAASRGIEERDGTIKSLKEKLNEAQAEQTKTSNLLKEKVVAMNKIKVQLEMLQMDLEDNETAMTSFDSKVEELKGTIESLEAQLAHNQTQMSDMEARLEDSKAQVSVLETRLEEVQSQNSVLETQYVTAREELMERSCEITRLEEEAVNQKQLEESIAALESKLSQTTEENVKLEKTLRQITEGKDNDLNQLQQEKNNLETTLKQVTEDKEQVETEMIQVNAAKKQLEASLCKLSEENKQLQTSIQKLTEEKQNIDAMIVQKQEAESTLKQVIEEKAQLDVALNLMNEEKAQLEAKLSELTSEKDNSVANLNRVVEEKLQLEVNYNQLTDENIKLQSSMNQLSEEKLQLQDSMEKHEAEVASLKQQLEMRDKKTEEENRERSQQFETEQAELHQKLAALQTDMTVFKQQYDSLLEQVGQQQGLIQQLSELQGTQKLGDAISYMESEETETVAEASGQTDVEPTLDTSTNSESIPVKEQLSTMISELGELSFQSDEAFSEAKLVLKEDISEQEMIQEQLHEEREETTSNEEQQSSEQLPEDSGNTRDFLGSKPEITELSLPSSSIVETRESEFSDTEAFQTQDHFTEMIPKQELLTLRSEFDLLRSDLALRMELTSELEVQVQNLEEKVHAAEEQAQGTAHKLNIVLEEKKDVAKQLAQLSEEKETLTLQLQTAKFQLADVMEMLEGLEMTKGGWDEKFLQQESELKRVRSEKANLEQHILGMESELETFQGERTKLGAELETQRRTCSGMEQQIETLMTETTQLRSELVSCTEERDDLNQSLSQWREKVHNLEKTNCDTRNLISILEDDIRAGRKEYEALQSSMEKLKTERQQLLEQIKTLEQAISQQSGEREELIGQLDKIKENHTSANHSTESMVGTIEALKGEVCRLSQSLESSLLEKGEIASRLNSTQDEVRQMKTGIEKLQVRIESDERKKKKMGELLKAAQRKSDSLQDRIDALEREKEDVEQSLEDAVLQAETDKADLEEERRKVEEEKSELSEELSKLSATLDNLRSEKERMERELEAKNREIEELKIAKEELERGLEKAEVDRREEEERQKFRVEELEKGMREEAERQTRRVDGLQAQLEASRQREISLEQKSAEAEGEKERMQSLLVEMEREKTCLQSSLEAWQTEGEGLRSQGAEWEKERNNLRNNIEALEEEIKELKTLIKVKEEERELLQKEAEHRHASEKSISSVMAEKEQIEEENRRLAEEKEKLHSTLFSVEQERDNLQCTLASVEEKKGRLEQDREALADQTEKLQSSLSLVEKEKSDMQQTLSSLKEEKENIEEKNQKLEAEKQEWQSSLSVIEMEKNNLSAALSSLEQEKQRAEEEKEKLREEKETLQSTVSSLEKELETCKLSAAQLNEQVSELTSQAARLSKERDSALSKMSLWMKTCKQLEQEKQEMLNSPADGKSSEEVQSEVNQLKMEAEKREKKVEDLKTALQQKKVEAEEKTKEVEELEAALEGRKKELEERNGELEEMKSELDELNKLLEEKSMEADESMDKYCSLMVKVHKLEETNDALKTQLTQLTANQCPKEANIHSSSTDSTRPRRSGRKSTSKHLEEKLDDNTENMAPSTPQRSPQGSLSGKRGHGDISDKDSAQEALHNLTKKIKANAVTTPKPRAEQEDEEFRPEGLPELVQRGFADIPVGEASPFIMRRTTVKRCSPRLAARQTAPDGKALGPIPLQSPSADSSNRKCLSPSGGEKEQADNCHVQ